In one window of Nakamurella sp. PAMC28650 DNA:
- a CDS encoding DUF6286 domain-containing protein yields MTDNAAAPPARFPRGRRTGPSVLTALLVLVVAASACYLAVLRALNRTGGGVDPAVVSRHLSGTRWDAPEVLIVGIVVAAVGFLLVLVAMLPASRHLVELTNPDSRTAAAMPPRSLRRTVQSAALEVDGISTARARIGRRRIRLDLGTGLRHTGGLTGTADTAATRRLVALDLSRPRTIAAHLSRKDI; encoded by the coding sequence GTGACCGACAACGCCGCGGCGCCCCCGGCCCGGTTCCCCCGCGGCCGCCGCACCGGCCCCTCCGTGCTGACGGCGCTGCTGGTCCTGGTCGTCGCCGCTTCCGCCTGCTACCTCGCTGTTCTGCGGGCCTTGAACCGCACCGGCGGCGGTGTGGATCCTGCTGTGGTGAGCCGCCATCTGTCCGGGACCCGGTGGGATGCCCCGGAGGTGCTGATCGTCGGGATCGTAGTGGCCGCAGTAGGTTTTCTGCTGGTTCTGGTCGCGATGCTGCCCGCCTCGCGTCACCTGGTGGAGCTGACCAACCCCGACAGCAGGACCGCTGCCGCCATGCCGCCCCGGAGCCTGCGCCGGACGGTGCAGTCAGCGGCGCTGGAGGTCGACGGGATCTCCACCGCCCGGGCTCGCATCGGTCGGCGCCGTATCCGCCTCGACCTCGGCACCGGTCTGCGTCACACCGGCGGGCTCACCGGAACCGCCGACACCGCTGCGACGCGGCGACTGGTGGCCCTGGACCTCTCCCGGCCCCGCACGATCGCGGCGCACCTGAGCCGAAAGGACATCTGA
- a CDS encoding Asp23/Gls24 family envelope stress response protein, translating into MSATASTALVEHSPDASTRGRTILADRVVQKIAARAALEVPGCLGFSRTIIGIDTRRSAVTATAVTDGSITGLTLSIAVAYPAPITTTARAVRTHVQQRVETLCDLSVDHIDITVAALPRPHRKEARVQ; encoded by the coding sequence GTGAGCGCCACCGCGTCCACCGCACTGGTCGAGCACTCACCGGATGCTTCCACGCGCGGGCGGACCATCCTGGCCGACCGCGTGGTGCAGAAGATCGCCGCGCGTGCCGCTCTGGAGGTGCCGGGATGCCTGGGCTTCTCCCGCACGATCATCGGGATCGACACCCGGCGCAGCGCCGTCACCGCCACTGCCGTCACCGACGGGTCGATCACCGGATTGACCCTGTCCATCGCGGTGGCCTACCCGGCCCCCATCACCACCACCGCCCGCGCGGTCCGCACGCACGTGCAACAGCGGGTGGAAACGCTCTGCGACCTGTCGGTGGACCACATCGACATCACGGTGGCGGCTCTACCCCGCCCGCACCGGAAGGAGGCCCGGGTCCAGTGA
- a CDS encoding DUF2273 domain-containing protein: MSHQGTVVGLFAGLTLGLAAAFGGFWVFLLVLVLGLIGLVVGRVIDGDLDLAQYLGGRRRDRSER, encoded by the coding sequence ATGTCACATCAAGGAACGGTGGTCGGCCTGTTCGCCGGCCTGACGCTGGGCCTGGCCGCTGCCTTCGGCGGCTTCTGGGTCTTTCTGCTGGTGCTGGTGCTGGGCCTGATCGGCCTGGTCGTCGGCCGCGTCATCGACGGCGATCTGGATCTGGCGCAGTACCTGGGTGGCCGCCGACGCGACCGCTCGGAACGGTGA